The window TGGGACCGAGAGCTCAAGGTTGATAGTTCCTTTCGACGTGAGAATGAGACAGGGCCCCAGTACGTGAACCCGAAGGCGACTAGTTCGAGTGCCCTCCTCGCTGGAGTGTCGCACGAAGAGCATAGCCAGAGCAAAGGCATTCTCCAGtgctccctcgccttcgACGATAAGGACTTGGCCGACAGCTTCGTCTCGCCTTCCAATAACGGCTTCGTCAACACCATGGTTCATGCGTACAGCTATCATCACCATGTTGTCCTCCGTCCCGAGGACATCTGGTTCGCCATTCTCACACAGCTCAGTTTCTACATGAACAAGAACGCCGAAGCTCTACGCTCCCTATTTGTAGCCCACGAAGGCAAGAAGGAACTTTCGATTGAGATGGATGATCAAGGCGGTGGTCTCGAGAACGTTGACTTTGGCATCTTtgccaagaagatgacgcACCTACTCCAGGAGAATGTGCTCGACCCAGACTTTCGTCAGTGGATCATCCccaacttcaccaccactaccgaCAACGATCTCGTGGTTGGCAGCATCCTTATGATGGGCGGGCTAAAGGAATACTTCGCTTACACCTGTTACACGTGCTGTGGTATGCCCTCCGTTACCCTTCTGGGTGAGCGCGAGGACTACGAGAAGATTCTCAAACGACTCGATGGTTTGCCCCGTCTCGGCAAGGAGCCCACAACATTTGGCCTGTTGCTTGGCCCCATCATCCGCCGCTTCATCGCCAGCTTCGACAACCCAAGAGACCCGGATGTGCTCAGTTTCTGGGCCCGCTCCGTAGATCGAGAGTCCGATAGCGGGACGGATGACCTCACCGGCTGGATCTCAGCCTTTTGTTTCTGGGATTCGCTGGGCCAGTGCACGTACGATGGCGATAACAACTGGCCCAGCAGAATGACCCTTGACGGAGTCAAATATGGCTATGCTAAGACGGAGGAGATTCCTAACGGCTTCGCTGCAGTTCCGGTTAAGATTGTGTACTTCGGTGATGAGATacacagccggatggtagcGGGATCGGTGGGCATTCGAGGGATAACATATAACGAACGATTTGGCGTGGACGACTCTGCACCTGCACCAGCTTCTGGTAGAGTTACACCTCTGCGAGACACGATCCAGcctgtggttggttggtggatTTACAGGACTGAGAACGACACTAAGGGCGTGAACTTTTCTTTCAAAAATAGGCCCTCTGAACCTCGCTTTCAGAGCCAGGCCAAGC is drawn from Podospora pseudocomata strain CBS 415.72m chromosome 1 map unlocalized CBS415.72m_1, whole genome shotgun sequence and contains these coding sequences:
- a CDS encoding uncharacterized protein (EggNog:ENOG503NYSZ; COG:S) — encoded protein: MPVTIKTGNTWPEAWDRELKVDSSFRRENETGPQYVNPKATSSSALLAGVSHEEHSQSKGILQCSLAFDDKDLADSFVSPSNNGFVNTMVHAYSYHHHVVLRPEDIWFAILTQLSFYMNKNAEALRSLFVAHEGKKELSIEMDDQGGGLENVDFGIFAKKMTHLLQENVLDPDFRQWIIPNFTTTTDNDLVVGSILMMGGLKEYFAYTCYTCCGMPSVTLLGEREDYEKILKRLDGLPRLGKEPTTFGLLLGPIIRRFIASFDNPRDPDVLSFWARSVDRESDSGTDDLTGWISAFCFWDSLGQCTYDGDNNWPSRMTLDGVKYGYAKTEEIPNGFAAVPVKIVYFGDEIHSRMVAGSVGIRGITYNERFGVDDSAPAPASGRVTPLRDTIQPVVGWWIYRTENDTKGVNFSFKNRPSEPRFQSQAKPNSKLNSKSRAKQLVRQFRGLFKSRDI